In Candidatus Manganitrophus morganii, the genomic window CATGGCGACGCAAGTCGCGGCAGTTCTTCGTGGAAAGCATAAGCCGGTTTTTACCCCCAACCAGGACCTCGGAGATCATGTGGTCGTCATCAACGCGGCGAAGGTTGTTTTGACCGCCGGCAAAGCGGTCAAAAAGAAATACTATCACCACAGCGGTTATATGCGAGGAGGACTGAAGGAGACGAATGCGGAGAAGATGCTGCGGGAGAAGCCGGAACGGCTTGTCACCTACGCGATTGCCGGAATGCTCCCGAAGACCAAGCTTGGCAAGGCGATGGCGAAGAAATTGAAAGTCTATGCCGGGCCCGACCATCCGCATCAGGCGCAGCAACCACAAGCTTTTGCAGTAAAAGAAAAAGAAAGGGGTTCATGATCATGGCGGCAACCCGTTATTTTGCCACAGGAAAGAGAAAAAACGCCGTCGCGCGGGTTTATTTAGAGCCGGGAGAGGGGAAGATCTTGGTGAACGGCAGGCCGTCGGATGAGTATTTCCCCCGCCAAGCCTGGAAGTATCTCCTCATCCAGCCCTTCCAATTGACGGAGACGGTCGGACGATACAACGCTGTTGCCACTGTTCATGGCGGCGGACTGACCGGCCAGGCCGGCGCGCTCCGTCACGGCATCTCCAAGGCCCTCTTGGAAGCGATCCCCCAATCACGGACCGCTTTAAAGAAAGAAGGATTGCTCACCCGCGATCCCAGGGTCAAAGAGAGAAAGAAGTATGGGCAAAAAGGAGCGCGCAAGCGGTTCCAATACTCCAAGCGGTAAAAGTTCTTTTCACCTCGCACGTGATCGGGAAGGTCGAAAGACCTTCCCTTTTTTTTAAGTAAATATCGGGACCAGAGGTCCCTCCCACAAAGATAAGTGAAGAGATGACCCTCAAAGTTGCCATTGCCGGCGCCACCGGTTATACGGGTGGAGAATTGCTCCGGCTCCTGTCTCAGCATCCCCATGTCGAGGTGGTCAGTGCGACCTCCGAGCAGTCGGCCGGAGAGCCGCTCGTTCATCGGCTCCCCTCGTTAAAAGGGTATTACGACCTGACGCTGGAATCCTTTGATCCGAAGAAGATCGCCGAAAAGGCCGATCTGGTCTTCCTCGCTCTCTCCCACACAAAAGCAATGGAACCGGCGCGGCAGCTCATCGATCTGGGCAAAAAGGTGATCGACCTCTCCGCCGATTTTCGCCTCCGATCTGCCCCGCTGTATGAGCGCTGGTACAAGTTGCCCCACTCCCGCCCCGAGCTCTTGAAGGAGGCGGTGTACGGGCTTACCGAGATCTATCGGGATGAGATCGCAAAAAGTCATCTCATCGCAAATCCCGGCTGTTATCCGACCGGGGCGCTGCTGCTCCTCTCCCCCTTTTTAAAGGCCGGGTGCATTGATCCAAGCCGGGAGATCATCATCGATTCGAAGTCGGGGGTCTCCGGGGCGGGACGGACTCCCTCCGCAAAGGCCCACTTTACCGAGGTCAACGAAGGAATGGTGGCGTACAACGTCGGTGTTCACCGACATCTCCCTGAGATCGAACAGGAGATTCGGCGGATCGGCAAACAGAAGATGACCACTCTCTTCACCCCGTACCTTCTCCCGGTCAACCGGGGGATATTGACGACGATCTATCTTCCGTTAAAGGAAAAATTCACACAGAAGAAGATCGATTCGGTTTTGGACCTCTATCGGGGTGAGCCC contains:
- the argC gene encoding N-acetyl-gamma-glutamyl-phosphate reductase → MTLKVAIAGATGYTGGELLRLLSQHPHVEVVSATSEQSAGEPLVHRLPSLKGYYDLTLESFDPKKIAEKADLVFLALSHTKAMEPARQLIDLGKKVIDLSADFRLRSAPLYERWYKLPHSRPELLKEAVYGLTEIYRDEIAKSHLIANPGCYPTGALLLLSPFLKAGCIDPSREIIIDSKSGVSGAGRTPSAKAHFTEVNEGMVAYNVGVHRHLPEIEQEIRRIGKQKMTTLFTPYLLPVNRGILTTIYLPLKEKFTQKKIDSVLDLYRGEPFIRRFNDAPNLNQVRGSNFCDIGAFATPSGRTAILMSAIDNLVKGASGQAIQNMNVMMGWDERLGLMSPGIFP
- the rpsI gene encoding 30S ribosomal protein S9, whose product is MAATRYFATGKRKNAVARVYLEPGEGKILVNGRPSDEYFPRQAWKYLLIQPFQLTETVGRYNAVATVHGGGLTGQAGALRHGISKALLEAIPQSRTALKKEGLLTRDPRVKERKKYGQKGARKRFQYSKR
- the rplM gene encoding 50S ribosomal protein L13; amino-acid sequence: MKTTAVKESDIQRKWFVVDANGKVLGRMATQVAAVLRGKHKPVFTPNQDLGDHVVVINAAKVVLTAGKAVKKKYYHHSGYMRGGLKETNAEKMLREKPERLVTYAIAGMLPKTKLGKAMAKKLKVYAGPDHPHQAQQPQAFAVKEKERGS